A window of Candidatus Gorgyraea atricola contains these coding sequences:
- a CDS encoding TIR domain-containing protein → MAKKKVFVSFDYDHDKRYKYLLEAWDANPDFDFVFDDKTPEGINTNNIDRIKTGLTLKIKEATHTLFIVGEYANQVHKDRELIGFKNWMNFEAHQSIEEGNKLAVVKLDGSYEVPEELIGSGYWWIAGFKEENVIEVLGKALSKRLL, encoded by the coding sequence ATGGCAAAAAAGAAAGTATTTGTGAGTTTTGATTATGATCACGATAAACGATATAAGTATTTACTTGAAGCGTGGGATGCAAATCCAGATTTTGATTTTGTTTTTGACGACAAAACCCCGGAAGGAATCAACACTAATAATATTGACCGAATTAAAACAGGGCTTACTTTAAAAATCAAAGAAGCTACGCATACTTTATTTATTGTTGGCGAATATGCAAATCAAGTACATAAAGACCGTGAACTTATCGGCTTTAAAAATTGGATGAACTTTGAAGCACATCAAAGCATAGAAGAGGGCAACAAACTAGCAGTAGTAAAATTAGATGGATCATATGAAGTTCCAGAAGAGCTAATAGGAAGTGGTTACTGGTGGATAGCTGGATTCAAAGAAGAAAATGTTATAGAGGTCTTAGGCAAAGCGTTATCTAAAAGACTATTATGA